One genomic segment of Petrotoga olearia DSM 13574 includes these proteins:
- the rpsJ gene encoding 30S ribosomal protein S10 produces MAGNNYIKIRLKGYDHRLLDESSKKIIDAVKDTEAKVSGPIPLPNKRTVYSVIRSPHKYSYSMEQFEKIVHKRVIYIYNASSETVTKLLKVNIPAGVSVDIKA; encoded by the coding sequence ATGGCCGGTAATAACTACATAAAAATAAGGTTAAAGGGATACGACCATAGATTACTGGACGAATCGTCCAAAAAAATCATAGATGCCGTAAAAGATACAGAAGCTAAAGTTTCCGGTCCTATTCCATTACCAAATAAGAGAACTGTGTATTCGGTTATAAGATCCCCACATAAATATTCTTATTCAATGGAACAATTTGAAAAAATCGTTCATAAAAGAGTTATATACATCTACAATGCTTCATCCGAGACAGTTACTAAACTGTTGAAAGTCAACATTCCGGCGGGAGTATCAGTAGACATAAAAGCTTGA